In Aedes albopictus strain Foshan chromosome 3, AalbF5, whole genome shotgun sequence, the following are encoded in one genomic region:
- the LOC109406729 gene encoding WD repeat and FYVE domain-containing protein 3 isoform X3, translated as MSIRKIDSLSSASGGSAGEDEKNARQLGIMHLRKLFGEFAHCKDTLAEKEKEFRIYNMLPLFIKMFDTCHPKEMMEKFPDVQQFCLHVSKLMVTEIKRRGSNQSTEAASKKIVDFLEIDENEETSNGWMLLTTINIMSAGDKTLIQIMTNASIPSTLVKCLYLFFDLPELGDEDENSKKSKFTNRERRILLQKLFVQVLVRLCSHPYPADELARMDDLSLLFSAITSQCPPYNVIWRKSASEVLTTLSRHGLTNQVVDYLHTKGCMSLCVDNMQRSSQLQPLEVVEMVVSVFCFLKDSSEVSQILLDDFKSCQGYLFLVDFLIKLDQEDRKSQDTEAAIRNLVLMTASLCICGYNELKVTFNNNSLFQMQGFKMPQVSSRGTCVRNLHAFQVLQTVFLKSDNTTLCCIILDAISSVYHSDNVNYFILESQNTLCQFSEIIHLKTIPVRERFFGLLEFIVFQLNFVPCKELISLSLLLKSNHSVECSILCMKTLLNLLRHSNLFCDVYREVGILEVFVNCLKKYKSLLEETQFDNNSNSTKDNNLVLGEMILEALIILLSGNNSNATVFRDSGGSKCIHEMIRFECCSNTVLKIIKEMIVNSGGDDDMLRLLEAMQVAPMSQIGLKITILRSLVTCLRDSHRTRTIFRKVNGFSHLIKTIESLKDIFTDKADKNEHHTFLQLLYVVCQALTTAMRFEPANAKFFQQELCTTTFCNALRALGCFSSATILRKEIRAHFKPSQETNKNFSQIFARDLGEPRFEQFATLPGPLSLSFACIVYRILYNIALDNFEGPNSINISTIASLSKLSPRIDNNDKAGNISEGTMSMLNLAMPTSEPTIVHPGTVLCMLLLLPSVANSQHDELSVALEFFLAEVLKSLVRSERNQQILCEVGMAGALLKVCRIALLEEQHILHLPLQYIFERLAVQALLPKEFREFLRLGFPMECTIDKNASDVASIPLTRIKTLVSMTTPRDFRAHGSYTLPPFVEMDMNSEGFGCIFLPSLSPQATTAAGNLEVDGQAIGGIGTGDRNFPPSSGLSFSTWFCVEKFSDSRVDPHGIRLLTIVRTVNKPREENYICLSILLSAKDKAIITSTQEILMEQNVAEWEPDCLEDYSARVWCPDLLIEGQWHHLVVVLNKSVGKSTSFSLYIDGHHMHTQKIQYMSPYPGNHYSNSSNPASSVFAYIGTPPIWRRYSRLCWKQGVCHLIEDVFNNTTVNKIYALGPHYLGSLQAPQTEKILDDSNSPIVPEERVIFGMNARAVSNLTLSKIRKVYSRVDCKAIAKQLGMNSHDNATPIKILHNSAGHLAGPARTLGGVMIGYLGIRCFSPNPVSAIIYTVGGCSVLLGIIAMSQNVESLYAGVKALTCVIKSNKSTQNEMDRKRYYQTLAMIFKRKKHLLNSHILHLTFNLVGTVNSGQETSAIPNVMSFQDLLCDFEIWLGAPNDILKSLLEHLLELISESSEKRTNIRIMRDMQCISKLLHIVEDVHDYNTREVLYNLLEILLGPQPRISDLLLFGQSLIYHIPQPGDDKDKTVNLADYTNDGNTAIHDPDVYRNNATIRKIVLRNKGLCLLHSMLFTAKNTVNAVLSEEISKILGLDWLMMFMQPHLNSTTVIWAMRILVVLCANDTIIGRFREGTMNSGYMKNTEVVSQNKDMLLLSATQSTTASANLKKPQDLVASTLAKPGDEAKSQFMNCSGFTYLEWLLQHHISIPEIYFLLTALIMGQPVKLLGTEHVDVDLDRIWTFLWGAPVSGMLGGSSTSKMSLCPEAVCILLNIIRKIVHTTNNAEWLHNHPNTLVQVLFSLYNNLPDFMPVVMSAEVITSLIGVMFPYRIKSSGSETNSISTPSGELVSYQELEKRFAEKEGQKLTEHPVRMFVIDFLRVIAVDSLSLAYSGKCTPVVDCILDAHPENGSFDARCEFLTEIITTLMDHLLAADILVGEQAALPIVPLLQSHVQNIAPNVFYLTARIVDKLWQGSINKDPHEIFEFIIKLITQARRRSSAITLDNLYHSLNRCILYLLSRPTDTVPDQMMVMEALHKLTTNRLMIFGAGNHEPEFIGCLTFCLMQLTAKERILLDVKDSKDADRTTTWHINSVNDTKNVGEDSLNHHQGTNLIGNAASRVWEELYVCKKPAIEEVFKISLTPPMSNRKAPDMTITREQILDAATKLWLSYVDGEKRAQDRIPWELHNNIQSKIQKVTGNLTRLASRTKVKKDEQNKGKSEIDTETMYQLNLVNLCQVKDFWELRCSQHNHMAQHTQRYVYQEWLQSEAELFRERGLWGPKGTISYTKWILDTTEGPHRMRKKMMKNDLFYVHYPYRPELELSDQASRQLKYKVASSLDSKKYYNSIQLIPKVQSLQMEQESGAKNTLAQSSSIVNSSRSNLESKTNDNDQNYDVEDDDEELSATPDNQTLLRLLEEKEKISHIFRCARIQGLDTFEGLLLFGREHCYVIDGFTLMKNREIRDIDSVPSGSYEPILPNPGNTRISHELRQNSKFAYEEIREVHKRRYLLQPIALEVFSGDGRNFLLSFPRKVRNKVYQRLMSVATSIADNAQQSVAGQSRSANVEQSSGIFSSLIGETSVTQRWVRGEISNFQYLMHLNTLAGRSYNDLMQYPVFPWILADYDSERLDLSNPKSFRDFSKPMGAQSKDRLEQFEKRYKEWDDPHGETPPYFYGTHYSSAMIVCSYLVRLEPFTQHFLRLQGGHFDLADRMFHSIKEAWHSASKHNMADVKELIPEFFYLPEFLINDNNFDFGMKQNGDILNHIVLPPWAKDDPREFIRIHREALESDYVSRHLHLWIDLIFGHRQRGHAAVEACNVFHHLFYEGNVDIYNIEDPLKKNATIGFINNFGQIPKQLFRKAHPAKRAQPSKNTMIDSSLVLQQSVSYTDKLFFHNLENLKPSSQPIKEVKGPVGHIIQMEKLVLAVEQNKILMPPSYNRYIAWGYADHSIRVGIYDSDRALFVCENVAPDSGEILACVCPNAKTIIMAGTNSILTVCDIDFKHKQLYVKHTLHGHTDAVTSLAASTAYNIIVSGSKDKSAIIWDMSRYKYVRQLLNHVGVVAAVSINELTGDIATCSATWLYVWSINGDCLAKVNTSIGCADRMQQILCVTFSHKNEWDNDNVIITGSTDGVVRMWSLDHVQIPTERQSCSDSHLYEDEFGDNRGSDGECFTFPDLDKFDVNGQFLTKEDSQKPRKALRWHRQLIFRTKLSMHTAYDLKDNVEPASITSLAISNDHRTVFVGDARGRIFSWSVADQPGKVVSDNWMKQGTSDRCNGCHVRFSRYERKNVCRNCGHEFCGKCCHLDSTIFQLRIRMPVRICKVCHSRLQETNDS; from the exons AGGATCCAACCaaagtacagaggctgcatctaAAAAAATAGTGGATTTCTTGGAAATTGATGAGAACGAAGAAACCAGTAATGGTTGGATGCTGCTAACAACAATCAACATTATGTCAGCTGGCGATAAAACTTTGATACAG ATCATGACGAATGCTTCTATACCATCAACACTAGTAAAATGTTTATATTTGTTTTTCGATCTGCCGGAGCTTGGCGACGAGGACGAAAACAGCAAAAAGAGTAAATTTACCAATAGGGAAAGACGTATCTTGTTGCAGAAACTATTCGTACAG GTATTAGTACGTTTGTGCTCACATCCATACCCGGCAGATGAACTAGCTCGAATGGACGATTTATCGCTGTTGTTTTCTGCCATCACATCTCAATGCCCACCGTACAACGTTATATGGAGAAAATCGGCATCCGAAGTTCTGACAACCCTGTCACGTCATGGGTTGACAAATCAAGTAGTGGATTACTTGCATA CTAAAGGATGTATGTCACTTTGCGTTGATAATATGCAACGATCTTCGCAACTACAGCCGCTGGAAGTTGTCGAGATGGTAGTTTCTGTGTTCtgttttctcaaggattccagtGAAGTGTCCCAAATATTACTGGATGATTTCAAGTCATGCCAAGGATATTTGTTTCTGGTAGACTTTCTTATCAA GTTGGACCAAGAAGACCGGAAATCTCAGGATACAGAAGCTGCTATAAGAAATTTGGTTCTCATGACCGCTTCCCTTTGTATTTGTGGATACAACGAGCTAAAAGTAACGTTCAACAACAACTCTCTATTTCAAATGCAGGGCTTCAAAATGCCACAAGTATCATCACGAGGTACATGTGTTCGCAATCTACATGCTTTTCAAGTGTTGCAAACGGTGTTCCTCAAGTCGGACAACACTACGCTTTGTTGTATAATCCTTGACGCAATATCCAGCGTGTACCACTCTGACAATGTGAACTACTTCATCTTAGAATCTCAAAATACGTTGTGTCAATTTTCGGAAATCATCCATCTGAAGACCATTCCCGTCAGGGAACGCTTCTTCGGGCTGCTAGAGTTCATTGTATTCCAATTGAACTTCGTACCGTGCAAGGAGTTGATATCATTGTCCCTGCTGTTGAAGTCCAATCATTCCGTTGAGTGCAGTATACTGTGTATGAAAACGTTGCTGAATCTGTTACGACATAGTAACCTCTTCTGTGATGTATACCGCGAAGTTGGAATTCTGGAGGTTTTCGTAAACTGCTTGAAGAAATACAAATCATTATTGGAGGAGACTCAGTTCGATAATAACTCAAACTCTACCAAAG ATAACAACTTAGTATTAGGAGAAATGATTCTTGAAGCACTGATTATTTTGCTAAGTGGAAATAACAGTAATGCCACAGTATTCAGAGATAGCGGTGGCTCTAAATGCATACATGAAATGATACGGTTTGAATGCTGCAGTAATACTGTTTTGA aaatcattaAGGAAATGATCGTAAACTCAGGTGGCGACGATGATATGCTTCGATTGCTGGAAGCCATGCAAGTGGCCCCGATGAGCCAAATTGGATTGAAAATCACAATTCTTCGATCACTTGTCACCTGCCTTCGCGACAGTCACCGAACACGAACCATCTTCCGGAAG GTCAACGGGTTCAGCCACCTCATCAAGACcattgaatccctgaaagatattTTCACAGACAAGGCAGATAAAAATGAACACCATACATTTTTACAGTTGTTATACGTGGTATGCCAAGCGCTAACGACGGCAATGCGCTTCGAGCCAGCCAATGCCAAGTTTTTTCAACAAGAG TTGTGTACCACCACTTTCTGTAATGCACTTCGGGCATTGGGATGCTTCAGCTCGGCTACGATACTCAGAAAAGAAATCCGGGCCCACTTCAAACCATCTCAGGAAACGAACAAGAACTTCAGCCAGATATTTGCTCGTGATTTGGGAGAACCAAGGTTTGAACAATT TGCTACATTACCTGGGCCTCTGTCGTTATCTTTTGCATGCATAGTGTatcgtattttgtacaacattgcCTTGGACAATTTCGAAGGCCCTAACTCGATTAACATTTCCACTATTGCAAGTCTCTCTAAACTCTCACCCCGAATTGACAATAACGATAAA GCAGGAAATATAAGTGAAGGAACAATGTCTATGCTCAATTTGGCAATGCCGACTTCGGAACCAACGATTGTTCATCCTGGGACAGTGCTGTGTATGCTGCTTCTTCTTCCATCAGTGGCTAATAGTCAACATGACGAACTTAGTGTGGCACTTGAGTTCTTTCTGGCAGAAGTGTTGAAAAGTCTCGTTCGAAGCGAACGTAACCAACAGATACTATGTGAAGTCGGTATGGCTGGCGCCTTGCTGAAAGTATGCAGAATAGCTTTGTTGGAAGAGCAACATATACTGCATTTGCCTTTGCAGTATATTTTCGAACGTTTGGCCGTTCAAGCTCTGCTCCCCAAAGAATTTCGTGAGTTTCTTCGACTGGGCTTTCCAATGGAGTGTACTATTGATAAAAATGCATCCGATGTAGCATCGATACCATTGACTCGCATCAAGACCCTGGTATCGATGACAACGCCTAGAGACTTCCGAGCTCATGGGTCATATACTTTACCACCGTTCGTTGAGATGGACATGAACTCCGAGGGATTTGGATGTATATTCCTTCCAAGCCTGTCACCACAAGCAACAACAGCTGCAGGTAACCTCGAAGTTGACGGACAGGCCATAGGAGGCATCGGAACTGGCGACAGGAACTTCCCCCCTTCTAGCGGGCTAAGCTTTTCGACTTGGTTTTGTGTAGAAAAGTTCAGCGATTCTCGGGTAGACCCACATGGAATACGCTTGTTAACAATTGTTCGCACTGTAAATAAGCCTCGTGAGGAAAACTACATTTGTCTAAGTATTTTACTGTCGGCCAAGGACAAGGCCATAATTACTTCTACACAGGAAATACTCATGGAGCAAA atgttgCTGAATGGGAACCTGATTGTCTGGAAGACTACAGTGCCAGGGTATGGTGCCCAGATTTGCTGATCGAAGGGCAGTGGCATCATTTGGTTGTAGTGTTGAATAAAAGTGTAGGAAAAAGTACAAGCTTTTCGCTTTACATTGACGGACACCACATGCACACCCAAAAGATTCAATATATGTCACCGTATCCCGGAAACCACTATTCCAATAGCTCAAATCCTGCTTCATCGGTATTTGCCTACATTGGAACTCCACCGATTTGGAGACGCTACTCGAGACTCTGTTGGAAACAAGGCGTCTGTCATCTTATAGAAGAT GTGTTCAACAACACAACCGTGAACAAAATCTATGCTCTTGGCCCTCATTACTTGGGGTCACTGCAAGCACCACAAACCGAAAAGATCTTGGATGACTCAAACAGCCCTATAGTACCGGAGGAGCGCGTAATATTCGGAATGAATGCAAGGGCAGTATCTAATTTGACGTTATCGAAAATTCGGAAGGTCTACAGCCGGGTTGATTGTAAAGCGATTGCCAAGCAACTGGGAATGAACTCGCACGACAACGCTACCCCGATAAAGATTTTGCACAACTCTGCTGGTCACCTGGCGGGACCAGCGCGTACTTTGGGAGGCGTTATGATCGGATACCTAGGCATCCGTTGTTTCAGTCCAAATCCAGTATCGGCAATTATATACACCGTGGGAGGATGCAGCGTGCTGCTCGGAATAATTGCAATGTCACAGAACGTGGAGAGCCTGTACGCAGGAGTTAAGGCTTTGACTTGTGTGATCAAATCCAACAAATCAACCCAGAATGAAATGGATCGAAAACGATATTACCAAACTTTGGCAATGATATTCAAAAGAAAGAAGCATTTACTAAACTCGCACATCCTACATCTAACTTTCAACTTGGTTGGCACGGTCAACAGTGGCCAGGAAACTTCCGCGATCCCGAACGTTATGTCATTCCAG GATTTACTGTGTGATTTCGAGATCTGGCTTGGAGCACCGAATGATATTTTGAAGTCATTACTAGAGCATCTCCTGGAGCTAATATCTGAGTCCAGCGAAAAACGAACAAACATTCGCATAATGCGAGATATGCAG TGCATATCGAAGTTACTACACATTGTCGAAGATGTGCACGATTATAACACACGCGAGGTTCTCTACAATTTATTGGAAATATTGCTGGGACCACAGCCTCGTATATCCGATTTGTTACTGTTTGGACAAAGTCTGATTTATCACATTCCGCAG CCTGGCGACGACAAGGACAAAACTGTTAATCTTGCTGATTATACCAATGATGGGAACACTGCAATTCATGATCCCGACGTGTATAGAAATAACGCAACAATCCGAAAGATAGTCCTCCGCAACAAAGGATTATGCCTACTGCACAGTATGCTCTTCACGGCCAAGAATACGGTCAATGCTGTGCTATCAGAGGAGATATCGAAGATCCTTGGCTTAGACTGGCTGATGATGTTCATGCAGCCGCATCTCAATAGCACAACGGTTATTTGGGCTATGCGGATTTTGGTTGTTCTGTGTGCAAACGATACTATCATTGGGCGTTTTCGCGAGGGCACCATGAACAGCGGGTACATGAAAAACACTGAGGTAGTTTCGCAAAACAAAGATATGTTACTATTATCAGCAACTCAAAGCACAACCGCATCGGCTAATTTGAAAAAGCCTCAGGACTTAGTGGCGTCTACATTGGCAAAACCTGGAGATGAGGCCAAGTCGCAGTTCATGAACTGCTCTGGTTTCACTTATCTAGAGTGGCTGCTGCAGCACCACATCAGCATTCCCGAGATATATTTTCTTTTGACAGCACTGATAATGGGGCAGCCTGTGAAACTCTTAGGTACCGAGCACGTCGATGTAGATCTAGACCGCATCTGGACGTTTTTGTGGGGTGCTCCTGTTTCAGGAATGCTAGGTG GTTCATCTACATCCAAGATGTCACTCTGTCCAGAAGCAGTATGCATACTATTGAACATCATCAGGAAAATTGTACATACAACAAATAACGCCGAGTGGCTTCATAATCATCCCAATACGCTAGTACAGGTGCTTTTCTCATTGTATAACAACCTGCCAGATTTCATGCCCGTCGTTATGTCGGCGGAAGTGATCACGTCGTTGATTGGCGTTATGTTCCCCTATCGAATCAAGTCATCAGGCTCGGAAACGAATAGCATTTCAACGCCTTCCGGAGAATTGGTGTCCTATCAAGAGTTGGAAAAACGTTTTGCAGAAAAAGAAGGCCAAAAGTTGACTGAACATCCGGTACGCATGTTTGTTATTGATTTCCTTCGCGTGATTGCTGTAGATTCTTTGAGTTTGGCATACAGCGGAAAGTGCACTCCAGTCGTCGATTGTATTCTGGATGCCCATCCCGAAAATGGTTCATTTGATGCAAGATGTGAGTTTCTGACggaaatcataactactctaatgGATCACTTGCTGGCCGCTGACATTTTGGTTGGAGAACAAGCCGCTCTTCCAATTGTCCCACTACTACAGAGTCATGTACAAAATATAGCACCGAATGTGTTTTATCTTACTGCTAGAATTGTCGACAAGTTATGGCAAGGAAGCATAAACAAAGATCCACACGAAATTTTCGAATTCATCATTAAGTTGATAACACAGGCCAGAAGACGGTCAAGTGCTATAACGTTGGACAATCTATATCATTCATTAAATCGCTGTATCTTGTATCTTCTCTCACGTCCTACTGACACTGTTCCGGATCAGATGATGGTCATGGAAGCACTTCATAAATTGACCACAAACAGACTAATGATATTCGGCGCAGGAAATCATGAACCAGAGTTTATTGGATGCCTAACGTTCTGTCTAATGCAACTAACTGCTAAGGAACGAATTTTGCTAGATGTTAAAGACTCGAAAGATGCAGATCGCACAACAACTTGGCACATAAATTCCGTCAATGACACAAAGAACGTTGGAGAAGATTCACTTAATCATCACCAAGGCACAAATTTAATAGGAAATGCCGCATCTCGGGTCTGGGAAGAGCTTTACGTATGTAAGAAACCAGCCATTGAAGAAGTGTTCAAAATTAGCCTGACTCCACCAATGAGTAATAGAAAAGCGCCCGACATGACCATTACAAGGGAACAGATTCTGGATGCGGCTACCAAACTCTGGTTAAGCTACGTCGATGGAGAAAAGCGTGCTCAAGATCGAATACCCTGGGAATTGCATAATAACATACAATCCAAAATCCAAAAAGTCACGGGGAATCTCACCCGGCTTGCTAGCCGCACAAAGGTTAAAAAGGATGAACAAAACAAGGGCAAATCGGAAATTGATACGGAAACCATGTACCAACTGAATCTAGTCAATTTATGCCAGGTTAAAGATTTCTGGGAGCTGCGATGTTCCCAGCATAACCACATGGCACAACATACTCAACGGTACGTGTATCAGGAGTGGCTTCAATCGGAAGCCGAACTCTTCAGGGAGAGGGGGCTATGGGGTCCAAAGGGAACCATAAGCTACACAAAATGGATACTGGACACCACCGAAGGACCCCATCGCATGCGAAAgaagatgatgaaaaatgatCTCTTTTATGTTCACTATCCATACCGGCCCGAGCTGGAGTTATCCGATCAAGCAAGT CGTCAATTGAAGTATAAAGTGGCTTCCAGTTTGGACAGCAAAAAGTATTACAACAGTATTCAACTGATTCCCAAGGTTCAGTCTCTTCAAATGGAACAGGAATCTGGCGCAAAAAATACACTAGCGCAATCTTCAAGCATAGTCAATTCTAGTCGATCGAATTTAGAGAGCAA GACTAATGACAACGATCAAAACTATGATGTAGAAGATGACGACGAGGAATTATCAGCAACACCAGACAATCAAACGCTTCTACGTTTGCTCGAGGAAAAAGAAAAG ATATCTCACATATTCCGATGTGCAAGGATACAAGGTTTGGACACTTTCGAAGGTTTGCTTCTGTTTGGCAGAGAGCACTGTTACGTTATCGATGGGTTTACTCTGATGAAAAACCGGGAGATCCGTGATATTGATTCAGTGCCGTCCGGAAGCTACGAACCCATTCTTCCAAATCCAGGAAATACAAGAAT CTCTCATGAACTTAGACAGAACTCCAAATTTGCGTATGAAGAAATACGAGAAGTTCACAAGCGGAGATATCTGCTACAACCGATCGCATTGGAAGTGTTTTCCGGAGATGGTAGGAATTTCTTGCTGAGTTTCCCCAGGAAAGTAAGAAACAAGGTTTACCAAAGGCTGATGTCTGTTGCAACGTCTATCGCTGATAACGCACAACAATCAGTGGCGGGCCAGAGCAGGTCGGCGAATGTGGAGCAATCCTCCGGTATATTTAGCAGTTTGATCGGAGAAACGTCCGTAACCCAACGTTGGGTG CGAGGAGAAATCTCGAACTTCCAGTATTTGATGCATTTGAACACTTTGGCAGGGCGATCGTATAACGATTTGATGCAGTATCCCGTGTTTCCGTGGATTTTAGCGGACTATGATTCTGAAAGACTGGACCTGAGCAACCCTAAATCTTTTCGTGACTTTTCCAAGCCGATGGGTGCTCAATCGAAAGATCGTTTGGAACAATTTGAGAAACGCTACAAAGAATGGGACGATCCACATGGTGAGACTCCACCATACTTCTATGGAACGCACTACAGTTCGGCGATGATCGTTTGCTCGTATTTGGTGCGTCTGGAACCATTCACGCAGCATTTTCTGCGCCTACAAGGAGGGCATTTCGATCTGGCTGATCGCATGTTCCACAGTATTAAAGAGGCATGGCACTCGGCTTCCAAACATAACATGGCTGACGTAAAAGAGCTTATACCGGAGTTCTTCTATCTTCCGGAATTTCTAATCAACGATAATAACTTCGATTTCGGGATGAAACAGAATGGGGATATACTGAACCACATTGTTTTACCTCCGTGGGCAAAAGACGATCCCAGAGAGTTCATTAGGATACATCGTGAAGCTCTGGAAAGTGATTACGTAAGCCGTCACCTGCATCTG tGGATTGATTTGATATTTGGACATAGGCAACGCGGCCATGCTGCAGTAGAAGCTTGCAATGTATTCCATCATCTATTCTACGAAGGCAACGTAGATATCTATAA CATTGAGGACCCACTGAAGAAGAACGCTACCATTGGATTCATCAACAATTTTGGACAAATTCCAAAGCAATTGTTCCGGAAAGCTCATCCAGCGAAAAGGGCACAGCCTTCGAAGAACACCATGATAGATTCCAGCCTGGTGCTGCAACAATCCGTAAGCTATACGGATAAACTGTTTTTCCACAATCTTGAAAACTTGAAGCCAAGCTCTCAACCAATCAAAG AAGTAAAAGGCCCAGTGGGACACATAATACAAATGGAAAAGCTAGTGCTGGCAGTTGAGCAGAACAAAATCCTGATGCCTCCGAGTTACAATCGCTATATTGCATGGGGTTACGCAGATCATTCCATTCGTGTCGGCATTTATGATTCAGATCGTGCACTGTTCGTCTGCGAAAACGTAGCTCCGGACTCTGGCGAAATTCTCGCATGTGTTTGCCCAAATGCTAAAACAATAATCATGGCAGGCACTAATTCTATTCTAACGGTCTGTGATATAGATTTTAAGCATAAACAATTATATGTGAAACATACGCTACATGGGCATACGGACGCGGTAACATCGTTGGCGGCAAGCACGGCGTACAACATCATCGTTTCAGGATCGAAGGATAAATCGGCTATCATCTGGGACATGTCTAGGTATAAATATGTACGCCAGCTATTGAATCATGTCGGGGTGGTGGCTGCTGTGAGCATCAATGAATTGACG GGCGACATTGCAACATGTTCGGCCACATGGTTGTACGTGTGGTCCATCAACGGAGACTGCCTAGCCAAGGTGAACACGAGTATCGGCTGTGCCGATCGGATGCAGCAAATTTTGTGCGTAACATTTTCACACAAGAACGAGTGGGATAATGACAATGTGATCATAACGGGTTCAACGGATGGAGTAGTTAGG atgTGGTCATTGGATCATGTTCAAATACCAACGGAACGACAAAGTTGCAGTGACAGTCATCTATATGAGGACGAGTTTGGCGATAACCGAGGATCGGATGGAGAATGTTTCACTTTTCCAGATTTAG ATAAGTTCGACGTCAACGGGCAATTTCTTACCAAAGAGGACTCGCAGAAGCCGAGGAAAGCTCTCCGGTGGCATCGTCAATTGATATTCCGTACCAAGCTTAGCATGCACACCGCTTATGATCTGAAGGACAACGTCGAACCAGCCAGTATTACATCGTTGGCCATATCCAACGACCATCGGACGGTTTTCGTGG GTGATGCGAGAGGCAGGATTTTCTCTTGGAGTGTTGCTGATCAACCCGGTAAAGTGGTATCGGACAACTGGATGAAACAGGGAACTAGTGATCGCTGTAATGGATGTCACGTCCG CTTCAGTCGTTACGAACGGAAGAACGTATGCCGCAACTGTGGACATGAATTTTGCGGGAAGTGCTGTCATCTGGACTCAACCATATTCCAGCTGAGAATCCGTATGCCTGTTCGCATCTGTAAAGTATGCCATAGTCGTCTACAGGAAACCAATGATTCATAG